One Bdellovibrio bacteriovorus str. Tiberius DNA segment encodes these proteins:
- a CDS encoding beta-sandwich domain-containing protein has protein sequence MKRRLIATVLATLAMMQNAQADIISDLPGFDDAGTGTAFPPPPPEAGSDTQTVQRQYTGEVQVREVSRKTDGEIRKITLAEALTLQNMEIKARNARVKIHEVTLILANGQRSDVRELRNAAVLDIGGTASSGNLNLNQKVAAIEIRAESYGGISELSVRAVSDLGVPRMTAQAPAVATPVAPTAPPAPGRAEESATVRVADKVLFNNGNNYVGTVKEIFMNGKARVSFPGYSQDSILDVKDLARSVNCQGTHCVGDRVLFDNGNQYVGVISLVFSNGVRQVKFPGYSEPSYLKGQDLQKSVQCVGAVCAGERIIYNNGSNYYAGTIREAFVNGTVSIKFDGYSELSFIDQKKLMKNQACGKNICVDDRVMYNNGSGVFGGQVKEIYTDGSAKVRFDGYSEVSYIHTSRLVKATSSVQGLSNGTRVLFYNGSGHFIGTVRETFADGTASVRFDGYSDLSFIDVKRLGLQTDCKKNICTGNRVILNGQHPGTVRAVYTNGYALVKYDGYSEMSFTDISKLSR, from the coding sequence ATGAAACGTCGGTTGATTGCCACTGTGCTTGCGACACTTGCGATGATGCAAAATGCCCAGGCGGATATTATTTCAGACCTGCCAGGCTTTGATGATGCCGGCACGGGCACGGCGTTCCCGCCACCTCCACCTGAGGCAGGGTCTGATACTCAAACAGTGCAGCGCCAGTACACGGGCGAAGTTCAGGTGCGCGAGGTGTCCCGCAAAACCGACGGTGAGATCCGTAAGATCACTTTGGCTGAGGCTTTGACTTTGCAAAATATGGAAATCAAAGCCCGCAACGCCCGCGTGAAAATTCACGAAGTGACTTTGATTCTGGCCAATGGTCAGCGTTCCGACGTTCGTGAGCTTAGAAACGCGGCTGTTTTGGATATCGGTGGGACCGCGTCCTCCGGCAACTTGAATTTGAATCAGAAAGTGGCGGCGATTGAAATCCGCGCTGAATCCTATGGTGGTATCAGCGAATTGTCCGTGAGAGCGGTTTCTGATCTGGGTGTGCCGCGCATGACGGCGCAGGCTCCGGCAGTCGCTACACCGGTAGCTCCAACAGCTCCTCCAGCTCCGGGCCGTGCTGAAGAATCCGCGACTGTTCGTGTGGCTGACAAGGTTCTGTTCAACAACGGCAATAACTATGTCGGCACGGTGAAAGAGATCTTCATGAACGGTAAAGCCCGTGTCAGCTTCCCGGGTTACAGCCAGGATTCAATTCTGGATGTGAAGGATCTGGCTCGTTCCGTGAACTGCCAGGGCACTCACTGTGTGGGCGACCGCGTTTTGTTTGATAACGGCAACCAGTATGTGGGCGTGATCAGTCTGGTCTTTAGCAATGGTGTCAGACAGGTCAAGTTCCCGGGTTACAGTGAGCCTTCTTATCTGAAAGGTCAAGACCTGCAAAAGTCTGTTCAATGTGTGGGTGCTGTGTGTGCGGGTGAAAGAATCATCTACAACAACGGCAGCAACTATTATGCAGGCACTATCCGTGAGGCCTTCGTGAATGGCACAGTTTCCATCAAGTTTGACGGTTACAGCGAGTTGAGCTTCATCGATCAGAAGAAGCTGATGAAAAATCAGGCTTGCGGTAAAAATATCTGTGTCGATGACCGTGTGATGTACAACAACGGCAGTGGCGTTTTTGGTGGCCAGGTGAAAGAAATCTACACAGATGGTTCCGCCAAGGTCCGCTTTGATGGATACAGCGAGGTCAGCTATATCCACACATCTCGTCTGGTGAAGGCGACGTCTTCTGTGCAAGGCCTCAGCAATGGCACACGTGTTCTTTTCTATAATGGTTCTGGTCACTTCATCGGAACAGTTCGTGAGACTTTTGCTGATGGCACCGCTTCTGTCCGCTTTGATGGTTACTCTGATCTGAGCTTCATCGATGTGAAACGTCTGGGGCTTCAGACTGATTGTAAGAAAAATATCTGCACAGGCAACCGCGTGATCCTGAATGGTCAGCATCCAGGAACTGTGCGTGCGGTCTATACCAATGGTTATGCGTTGGTGAAGTACGATGGATACAGTGAGATGAGCTTTACTGATATATCCAAGCTTTCAAGATAA
- a CDS encoding beta-sandwich domain-containing protein: MKKKLVLGMLAAAAVMQATSPAMAQYNDNRPGRYPEAPMPPPPPGQYLQEGTLEIQGISRKSGGEYYRISLRRAVSLERIEVAALAMRLKIHDASVITEDGQRVSIREFRNTAVFGVGSRAVSENLNLRSRIVAIDILAESYGGYADVRVTALSTDERPQLVLGNLQPERPQRPDRPNRPERPDRPGNGGGHGGGNNVCARRADVTQLLAQLDADMETYSRTKNSASYGSPVYNMAERELQATAAKMIEVANSREGKETALEKLEILGALYFKKMNQSSYGSTQYNAYSAVGTAMFNAMEKGLEVTMACDLRSTQELLAKADEMSRKMNQQSYGSVAYNAYMGLSKKLYSEAPGFFEKEAYQNRRTYVDMNTDLEAFFAKGVSYSYGSVAYNSYQELVQKASLVAQASLRASLPGMRPLERIELVKQFDSRKNRFSYGSVIYNHYEAMRDISSK, encoded by the coding sequence ATGAAAAAGAAACTGGTTCTTGGAATGTTGGCTGCGGCAGCAGTGATGCAGGCGACAAGCCCTGCGATGGCACAATACAATGACAACCGCCCGGGTCGTTACCCTGAAGCTCCGATGCCACCACCACCTCCGGGTCAGTATCTTCAGGAAGGCACTTTGGAAATCCAGGGTATCAGTCGTAAATCAGGCGGAGAGTACTATCGCATCAGCCTGCGCCGTGCGGTTTCTTTGGAGCGCATTGAAGTGGCGGCTTTGGCAATGCGTTTGAAAATTCACGATGCCAGCGTGATCACTGAAGACGGCCAGCGTGTTTCCATCCGTGAATTCCGCAATACAGCGGTGTTTGGTGTGGGTTCCCGCGCGGTTTCTGAAAACCTGAACCTGCGTTCCCGCATCGTCGCTATCGACATCCTGGCTGAATCCTATGGTGGTTATGCAGATGTTCGCGTGACGGCGCTGTCTACAGACGAGCGTCCTCAGCTGGTTCTGGGCAATCTGCAGCCGGAAAGACCTCAGCGCCCGGATCGCCCAAACCGTCCTGAGCGCCCTGATCGTCCAGGCAATGGTGGCGGCCACGGTGGTGGTAACAATGTCTGCGCTCGTCGTGCTGACGTGACTCAATTGCTGGCACAGCTTGATGCAGACATGGAAACTTACAGCCGCACGAAAAACTCTGCAAGCTACGGCAGTCCGGTTTACAACATGGCTGAACGTGAACTGCAAGCCACCGCAGCGAAGATGATCGAAGTTGCCAACAGCCGCGAAGGTAAAGAAACCGCTCTTGAAAAACTGGAGATTTTGGGTGCTTTGTACTTCAAGAAGATGAATCAGTCTTCTTATGGTTCCACTCAGTACAATGCGTATTCTGCAGTGGGCACGGCAATGTTTAATGCGATGGAAAAAGGTCTTGAGGTGACAATGGCCTGTGACCTTCGTTCCACTCAAGAGCTGCTGGCGAAAGCTGACGAGATGTCCAGAAAGATGAATCAGCAGTCTTATGGATCTGTTGCTTACAACGCCTACATGGGTCTTTCAAAAAAGCTGTACTCTGAAGCGCCGGGTTTCTTTGAGAAAGAAGCTTATCAGAACAGAAGAACGTATGTTGATATGAATACGGATCTGGAAGCCTTCTTTGCGAAGGGTGTGTCGTATTCTTACGGTTCTGTGGCTTATAATTCTTACCAGGAGCTGGTGCAAAAAGCCTCTTTGGTTGCACAAGCCAGCTTGAGAGCCTCTTTGCCTGGTATGCGTCCTTTGGAGCGCATTGAACTGGTGAAGCAGTTCGATTCACGTAAGAACCGCTTCTCTTACGGCAGTGTTATTTACAACCACTACGAAGCTATGCGGGACATCAGCTCAAAATAA